The following are from one region of the Gambusia affinis linkage group LG02, SWU_Gaff_1.0, whole genome shotgun sequence genome:
- the LOC122845115 gene encoding uncharacterized protein LOC122845115 isoform X2 codes for MLMEVCYTNGLETDLSQQYPPPLLPKPGKDNARLQKLKKKRAKKKGSLSQTPIPFRSCLSPVNEASTDLEHSDQCSPPRTPESLYVADASVSGYPFGSFYDHSVPAFPLPQDSLNGQTNSFHPPSHPAGFRTSEPQVAPLYECSSFLFDDASPFIVPPLTSSAAWQQVSAPRLPPAFNMTSNSHGSVTTVSPLAISHCSPKISTHSLTLSTGAANSGIDLTPSHVAGLSPVPVPLSVSNTQTQPFIPSQRETNTNIKDDFQRQTLTRANIACIGNSALRQMSSEITASKISLVDAVKEPKIEAMPAKIYTSKATFYEISKPHSVQDLTVMNLAHQGASLSGGFSQKASVPSVNADQELSSPWIQSVRPSPLAFTQAQISTPIFETSKPSPLTSTVNPTFNSFQDLQAPVIKKEALRDNSAIPTWSLGKPSAATEAQKQTDDNNQTFIKQQNVYREIEIPSTRKSTMNLSLVTCESDHRENMNMHEFPVVRPTVAQFVNPNTDQVAESKASSPPKVPSFLSVPKNLSPTPLISVQGSQCPSPVFSTYRPPVVEARKSLSSLLETQMSLASSKPKSRSTYYGLTPVEYAAYGGIRTGLSHGSAAHPATDENFDITHIDKTLEDSGVSKQEKYFNGLEDITSMDHKEQSSHTEVPEEGIFTHCNNDITRESWTGTQDVGIESVKTSAVETIEPNFPFGLAQKITLQSTSDASTTKASYSEASIPIPKAGLSLSKSSISKQRNITVISAKNWTQRQGHSEGHEYTQGNASSRILHEVNDINCIFSY; via the exons ATGCTGATGGAAGTGTGTTACACTAATGGACTGGAGACTGACCTTTCGCAGCAGTATCCTCCCCCTCTACTGCCCAAACCAGGGAAAGACAATGCAAGGCTTCAGAAACTTAAGAAGAAGAGAGCCAAGAAAAAAGGCAGCCTCTCTCAGACGCCCATCCCCTTCCGCTCCTGTTTATCGCCTGTCAATGAAGCCAGCACAGACCTAGAGCACAGTGATCAGTGCAGCCCACCAAGGACACCAGAGTCACTCTACGTAGCTGACGCCTCTGTCTCCGGTTATCCCTTTGGCTCATTCTACGATCACTCTGTACCTGCATTCCCTCTTCCTCAGGACAGTCTCAACGGACAAACCAATAGCTTTCACCCTCCATCCCACCCAGCTGGGTTTAGGACCTCTGAACCGCAAGTGGCTCCGCTGTACGAGTGCTCCTCTTTCCTATTTGATGATGCTTCTCCCTTCATAGTTCCACCTTTGACATCTTCAGCAGCATGGCAGCAGGTTTCTGCACCACGTCTTCCCCCAGCTTTCAACATGACATCAAATTCCCATGGGTCAGTCACAACAGTTTCTCCACTTGCCATTTCGCATTGCAGCCCAAAAATATCAACCCACAGCCTGACCCTGTCCACTGGTGCCGCCAACTCCGGCATTGACCTAACGCCTTCTCACGTTGCAGGTCTTTCTCCTGTTCCAGTGCCCCTATCAGTTTCAAACACTCAAACACAGCCATTCATTCCCAGCCAGAGGGAGACAAACACTAATATAAAGGATGACTTTCAGAGACAGACATTAACTAGAGCTAACATAGCCTGCATTGGCAACAGTGCTCTTCGGCAGATGTCTTCTGAGATAACTGCCTCTAAAATATCTCTTGTCGATGCAGTGAAAGAGCCAAAGATTGAAGCCATGCCAGCTAAAATCTATACATCTAAGGCCACATTTTATGAGATATCCAAACCTCACTCTGTCCAGGATCTCACAGTGATGAACCTAGCCCACCAAGGAGCCTCTTTATCTGGAGGATTCAGTCAGAAAGCCTCTGTGCCATCAGTAAATGCTGATCAAGAACTGTCTTCACCTTGGATCCAGAGTGTGAGACCTTCGCCTTTGGCTTTCACACAAGCTCAAATATCAACTCCTATTTTTGAAACATCAAAACCCAGCCCACTTACATCCACTGTGAACCCTACTTTCAACTCCTTCCAGGATTTACAAGCACCAGTTATTAAGAAAGAGGCACTTAGAGACAATTCAGCAATTCCAACTTGGTCTTTGGGTAAACCTTCAGCTGCGACTGAagcacaaaagcaaactgaTGACAATAACCAAACTTTCATCAAACAACAAAACGTGTATAGGGAGATAGAAATTCCCAGTACACGGAAGAGTACAATGAATCTAAGTTTGGTCACTTGTGAGTCAGACCACAGAGAGAATATGAATATGCATGAATTTCCTGTGGTTAGACCTACAGTAGCACAGTTTGTCAACCCCAACACAGACCAGGTTGCAGAAAGCAAAGCTTCATCTCCGCCAAAGGTGCCATCATTTCTTTCTGTACCAAAAAATCTCAGCCCTACACCTTTGATTTCAGTGCAAGGGTCACAATGTCCAAGCCCAGTGTTCTCCACCTATCGCCCACCTGTAGTGGAGGCACGCAAGTCTTTGAGCTCACTTTTGGAGACACAAATGTCATTAGCAAGCTCAAAACCCAAATCCCGTTCTACATATTACGGACTAACTCCAGTTGAATATGCTGCCTATGGTGGAATAAGGACAGGTCTTTCCCATGGCAGTGCTGCGCATCCTGCCACTGATGAAAACTTTGACATCACCCATATAGACAAAACTCTAGAGGACTCAGGCGTctcaaagcaagaaaaatatttcaacggACTTGAGGACATAACTTCCATGGATCACAAAGAACAGTCATCCCACACAGAAGTACCAGAGGAAGGGATTTTCACACACTGCAATAATGATATCACAAGGGAAAGTTGGACTGGAACTCAGGATGTTGGGATAGAGTCAGTAAAAACATCTGCAGTGGAAACAATAGAACCCAACTTTCCCTTTGGATTGGCACAGAAAATAACACTGCAATCCACAAGTGATGCATCCACAACTAAAGCCTCATACTCAGAGGCTTCAATACCAATACCTAAAGCAG GCCTCAGTCTCAGTAAAAGCTCCATCTCCAAACAGAGGAACATCACCGTCATCTCAGCTAAAAACTGGACTCAAAGGCAAGGACATTCTGAAGGCCATGAGTACACCCAAGGAAACGCCAGCAGTCGAATCCTTCATGAAGTCAACGACATCAACTGCATCTTCAGCTACTGA
- the LOC122845129 gene encoding non-muscle caldesmon-like isoform X6, which yields MVTVSVDMELDGTSSVYHLHLLCVTLESLGCLIRKLSSSRSKSEEELKPSRFVLEEDEGFSDWSHRLENRHETEEQENCRPKEHKLSAASESKHEDEEEGRGGRSSEEDSTRLSEKTSSSQTPVRTSYSSSVFLPQDARQHHAAGHPADRTSYLAAGTIRTRNFDQSGGAHRLDVDEEQKTWEEEEEEEEDDDREMKTMLQMQRQTSADEEIQEEEEERSSAGENRGGIHIRKPQTHRPAEEEEYHKMKNKRSEESERRRDAVSGGPAASHLNNSEGEESLNCYGPMSPTFKKLLIQFYPDEVNSRVSPDGKCSITERAESLRRSTSNVKKTSPRLSVSKIDKRLEEYTHALEISSKEGRSSCQALTDLTSPAEPVASKKNLFEAGDAWNQNIVSAAASKDADGLKVGVADLINQWVKGGEDGSRSGSPSKPAEIRPGGVLNKKNLWESLGDALSSTTDGKENSTKRYKYVVTGHGKYAKVSGNGCSEDVSCQAAEHLFEDL from the exons atggttaccgtCTCTGTTGACATGGAGCTTGATGGCACAAGTTCCGTCTACCATCTGCATCTCCTTTGTGTGACATTAGAAAGCCTTGGATGCTTGATTAGGAAActaagcagcagcaggagcaa GTCCGAAGAGGAGCTGAAACCTTCCCGCTTTGTTCTGGAAGAAGACGAAGGTTTCAGCGACTGGAGTCACAGGTTGGAGAACCGTCATGAGACGGAGGAGCAGGAAAACTGCAGGCCGAAGGAGCACAAACTGTCTGCAGCATCAGAGTCTAAacatgaggatgaggaggagggaagaggaggaaggagctCTGAGGAAGATTCAACACGACTTTCAGAGA AGACATCCAGCTCCCAAACTCCAGTCAGGACGTCGTACAGCTCCTCTGTCTTCCTGCCGCAGGACGCCAGGCAGCATCACGCCGCAGGACATCCTGCAGACCGGACGTCGTACCTGGCAGCAGGGACGATAAGGACGAG AAACTTCGACCAGAGTGGAGGAGCTCACCGGCTGGACGTGGATGAGGAGCAGAAGAcgtgggaggaggaggaggaagaggaggaggatgatgatcgAGAGATGAAAACAATGCTGCAGATGCAGCGACAGACTTCAGCTGATGAAGAAAttcaggaggaggaagaagagcgAAGCTCCGCTGGTGAAAACAGGGGAGGAATCCACATCAGGAAGCCGCAGACACACAGGCCAGCGGAGGAGGAAGAAtatcacaaaatgaaaaacaag CGATCAGAGGAGAGTGAGAGAAGACGGGATGCGGTGAGCGGCGGGCCGGCAGCGTCTCACCTCAACAACAGCGAAGGCGAGGAGTCGTTAAACTGCTACGGCCCCATGAGTCCAACATTCAAG AAACTCCTCATACAATTCTACCca GACGAGGTGAACAGTCGAGTCTCACCGGATGGAAAATGTTCG atAACAGAGAGGGCCGAGTCTCTCAGAAGAAG CACCAGCAACGTAAAGAAGACATCGCCACGGCTTTCTGTTTCTAAGATTGATAAGCGATTGGAGGAATACACACATGCTCTTGAG ATTTCCTCAAAGGAAGGAAGGTCGAGCTGTCAGGCGCTGACTGACCTCACGAGCCCCGCTGAACCGGTCGCATCGAAGAAGAATCTGTTTGAAGCCGGAGACGCCTGGAACCAAAACATCGTCTCAGCCGCTGCGTCCAAG GACGCAGACGGTTTAAAGGTTGGTGTGGCCGATCTGATCAACCAGTGGGTGAAAGGAGGCGAAGACGGAAGCAGGAGCGGCTCGCCCTCAAAACCAGCA GAAATAAGACCTGGCGGGGTTTTAAACAAGAAGAATTTATGGGAAAGCCTCGGTGACGCATTATCTTCAACAACAGACGGAAAG GAAAACTCCACCAAGAGGTATAAATATGTGGTAACGGGTCACGGCAAGTATGCAAAGGTTTCTGGTAACGGCTGCAGTGAAGATGTAAGCTGCCAGGCAG CTGAACATCTCTTTGAAGATTTGTGA
- the LOC122845115 gene encoding mucin-17-like isoform X1, with the protein MLMEVCYTNGLETDLSQQYPPPLLPKPGKDNARLQKLKKKRAKKKGSLSQTPIPFRSCLSPVNEASTDLEHSDQCSPPRTPESLYVADASVSGYPFGSFYDHSVPAFPLPQDSLNGQTNSFHPPSHPAGFRTSEPQVAPLYECSSFLFDDASPFIVPPLTSSAAWQQVSAPRLPPAFNMTSNSHGSVTTVSPLAISHCSPKISTHSLTLSTGAANSGIDLTPSHVAGLSPVPVPLSVSNTQTQPFIPSQRETNTNIKDDFQRQTLTRANIACIGNSALRQMSSEITASKISLVDAVKEPKIEAMPAKIYTSKATFYEISKPHSVQDLTVMNLAHQGASLSGGFSQKASVPSVNADQELSSPWIQSVRPSPLAFTQAQISTPIFETSKPSPLTSTVNPTFNSFQDLQAPVIKKEALRDNSAIPTWSLGKPSAATEAQKQTDDNNQTFIKQQNVYREIEIPSTRKSTMNLSLVTCESDHRENMNMHEFPVVRPTVAQFVNPNTDQVAESKASSPPKVPSFLSVPKNLSPTPLISVQGSQCPSPVFSTYRPPVVEARKSLSSLLETQMSLASSKPKSRSTYYGLTPVEYAAYGGIRTGLSHGSAAHPATDENFDITHIDKTLEDSGVSKQEKYFNGLEDITSMDHKEQSSHTEVPEEGIFTHCNNDITRESWTGTQDVGIESVKTSAVETIEPNFPFGLAQKITLQSTSDASTTKASYSEASIPIPKAGEVHTKGLVQFSVEAGQKTSIGPNIYSSPLVKDLNAESQPKPKGVDVPLKPSNLDQTNFLPDKICIAVSNVTNINEQLGKMEINPTKINSSLLNNINVQPAATFITNPADCETKVFPNSIAQVQSRYPESQVINSSAISGKESTELVSEIQLSSKTNEGVQDRNDAEFKCQIKASKSITLPNKTNMGNTLSSTPANTEHAREKIPKEPLIPTRGLMLPHEPVTASVCSGQYDICTVSSPKTSTRIMHPHGTETQVCTNHQALKNNFNLLPSNFLNANILPSKPTTETKTNTNHPHVPTKELEMLTMIPENVPVNNMGWYFPSQAMQAETLHATSFTSTEMCTQTTKNSLNTQVNPHFSLANTKAESFAPKEIGNMSMPISECKLSNKLPANTSLSAQNGATQHLTAQSNVGFRRNVDNILTTENTIPNILHMEASLTTLAESAVIVKPALNVQQPSKTMVPPNPTMRQFPPKSPQIKSDRLGNHFASKSSMNEKSVNGPLEGKASPNLQHVNRSVEVPIHQILKTTLKENYAVIEPVMDPKCLASPSSKTKNSSTPAMKAQMSMASGQIETNIFGISENTQLVKPNQISLPVNTSQQFSNANQLPAISQTNVPNENPQSFPYAVVNEHSTKIIQTLKEANKDFKVPYSHPSTNKPWAAIRASPLLEPRVNYTPLQMYPPTLPPSYQSPVTLDSSANTNPSPTTINQLKHSPSTPFQNITPNSVVQQNEKSVKESILKPETKTSPPNDSSVNEIKLISPLGNMKTNQFSNREETLSSLITKTSMASDSALNSASILKAKPSIQLVESRPSSAMAETKPSLVKPEPSKPLANSIQSSSHLNNEKPVENASLEQPAADTVMKPSIVKDAVIDSATPTSLPQASVSVKAPSPNRGTSPSSQLKTGLKGKDILKAMSTPKETPAVESFMKSTTSTASSATEKKSEAEGTSSSSTEQKPTQKLKGLKGKLSGWTRLKKHMVVEPEEPQFPDPVDKPLVTPIDSDGITNNMMDMPPADQDMNQEVLQNKEGPKALKMWDALLFQMFSTKEKIMHQINSNKKDSETKKASKDDQAALPSFVNRLPVLLYSPRFNARKLKEAAEKPLNKIAAAFEIGLIKRKSQDEERKDFNRTAKGFGPTKNTDVTDEANG; encoded by the coding sequence ATGCTGATGGAAGTGTGTTACACTAATGGACTGGAGACTGACCTTTCGCAGCAGTATCCTCCCCCTCTACTGCCCAAACCAGGGAAAGACAATGCAAGGCTTCAGAAACTTAAGAAGAAGAGAGCCAAGAAAAAAGGCAGCCTCTCTCAGACGCCCATCCCCTTCCGCTCCTGTTTATCGCCTGTCAATGAAGCCAGCACAGACCTAGAGCACAGTGATCAGTGCAGCCCACCAAGGACACCAGAGTCACTCTACGTAGCTGACGCCTCTGTCTCCGGTTATCCCTTTGGCTCATTCTACGATCACTCTGTACCTGCATTCCCTCTTCCTCAGGACAGTCTCAACGGACAAACCAATAGCTTTCACCCTCCATCCCACCCAGCTGGGTTTAGGACCTCTGAACCGCAAGTGGCTCCGCTGTACGAGTGCTCCTCTTTCCTATTTGATGATGCTTCTCCCTTCATAGTTCCACCTTTGACATCTTCAGCAGCATGGCAGCAGGTTTCTGCACCACGTCTTCCCCCAGCTTTCAACATGACATCAAATTCCCATGGGTCAGTCACAACAGTTTCTCCACTTGCCATTTCGCATTGCAGCCCAAAAATATCAACCCACAGCCTGACCCTGTCCACTGGTGCCGCCAACTCCGGCATTGACCTAACGCCTTCTCACGTTGCAGGTCTTTCTCCTGTTCCAGTGCCCCTATCAGTTTCAAACACTCAAACACAGCCATTCATTCCCAGCCAGAGGGAGACAAACACTAATATAAAGGATGACTTTCAGAGACAGACATTAACTAGAGCTAACATAGCCTGCATTGGCAACAGTGCTCTTCGGCAGATGTCTTCTGAGATAACTGCCTCTAAAATATCTCTTGTCGATGCAGTGAAAGAGCCAAAGATTGAAGCCATGCCAGCTAAAATCTATACATCTAAGGCCACATTTTATGAGATATCCAAACCTCACTCTGTCCAGGATCTCACAGTGATGAACCTAGCCCACCAAGGAGCCTCTTTATCTGGAGGATTCAGTCAGAAAGCCTCTGTGCCATCAGTAAATGCTGATCAAGAACTGTCTTCACCTTGGATCCAGAGTGTGAGACCTTCGCCTTTGGCTTTCACACAAGCTCAAATATCAACTCCTATTTTTGAAACATCAAAACCCAGCCCACTTACATCCACTGTGAACCCTACTTTCAACTCCTTCCAGGATTTACAAGCACCAGTTATTAAGAAAGAGGCACTTAGAGACAATTCAGCAATTCCAACTTGGTCTTTGGGTAAACCTTCAGCTGCGACTGAagcacaaaagcaaactgaTGACAATAACCAAACTTTCATCAAACAACAAAACGTGTATAGGGAGATAGAAATTCCCAGTACACGGAAGAGTACAATGAATCTAAGTTTGGTCACTTGTGAGTCAGACCACAGAGAGAATATGAATATGCATGAATTTCCTGTGGTTAGACCTACAGTAGCACAGTTTGTCAACCCCAACACAGACCAGGTTGCAGAAAGCAAAGCTTCATCTCCGCCAAAGGTGCCATCATTTCTTTCTGTACCAAAAAATCTCAGCCCTACACCTTTGATTTCAGTGCAAGGGTCACAATGTCCAAGCCCAGTGTTCTCCACCTATCGCCCACCTGTAGTGGAGGCACGCAAGTCTTTGAGCTCACTTTTGGAGACACAAATGTCATTAGCAAGCTCAAAACCCAAATCCCGTTCTACATATTACGGACTAACTCCAGTTGAATATGCTGCCTATGGTGGAATAAGGACAGGTCTTTCCCATGGCAGTGCTGCGCATCCTGCCACTGATGAAAACTTTGACATCACCCATATAGACAAAACTCTAGAGGACTCAGGCGTctcaaagcaagaaaaatatttcaacggACTTGAGGACATAACTTCCATGGATCACAAAGAACAGTCATCCCACACAGAAGTACCAGAGGAAGGGATTTTCACACACTGCAATAATGATATCACAAGGGAAAGTTGGACTGGAACTCAGGATGTTGGGATAGAGTCAGTAAAAACATCTGCAGTGGAAACAATAGAACCCAACTTTCCCTTTGGATTGGCACAGAAAATAACACTGCAATCCACAAGTGATGCATCCACAACTAAAGCCTCATACTCAGAGGCTTCAATACCAATACCTAAAGCAGGTGAGGTACACACAAAAGGTCTGGTGCAGTTTTCAGTAGAGGCAGGGCAAAAAACAAGCATTGGCCCAAACATTTACTCCTCACCTTTGGTCAAAGATTTAAATGCAGAATCACAACCTAAACCAAAAGGAGTAGATGTTCCCCTCAAACCATCAAATCTTGATCAAACTAATTTTTTGCCTGATAAAATCTGCATTGCAGTGTCCAATgttacaaatataaatgaacaattaggaaaaatggaaataaatccTACTAAAATCAATTCATCATTACTCAATAATATAAATGTTCAACCAGCTGCCACGTTTATAACAAATCCAGCAGACTGTGAAACAAAAGTATTTCCAAACTCTATAGCCCAGGTACAGAGTAGATACCCAGAAAGTCAAGTTATAAATAGCAGCGCTATTTCAGGTAAAGAGTCTACTGAACTGGTTTCAGAAATCCAGCTGTCTAGTAAAACAAATGAAGGTGTCCAAGACAGAAACGATGCTGAGTTCAAATGCCAAATCAAGGCAAGCAAAAGCATTACTctaccaaataaaacaaatatgggGAATACCTTGTCATCTACACCTGCAAATACAGAGCACGCTCGTGAAAAAATACCCAAAGAGCCTCTTATCCCTACCAGAGGACTGATGCTTCCTCATGAGCCTGTGACAGCATCTGTTTGCTCTGGGCAGTACGATATCTGCACAGTATCCTCACCAAAGACAAGCACAAGAATTATGCATCCACACGGTACAGAAACTCAAGTCTGTACAAATCACCAAGCtctaaaaaacaacttcaatttGCTCCCATCTAATTTTttgaatgcaaatattttaccaAGTAAACCtaccacagaaacaaaaaccaacacaaaccaTCCACATGTGCCAACGAAAGAGCTAGAAATGCTAACAATGATACCTGAGAATGTGCCTGTAAATAACATGGGATGGTATTTCCCAAGTCAAGCCATGCAAGCAGAAACTCTCCACGCAACTTCATTTACATCTACAGAAATGTGTACACAAACTACAAAGAATAGTCTAAACACTCAAGTGaatccacatttttctttagcaaaCACCAAAGCAGAAAGCTTTGCACCAAAGGAGATAGGGAACATGAGTATGCCAATAAGTGAATGTAAGTTATCCAATAAACTACCTGCAAACACAAGTTTATCCGCACAAAATGGAGCTACTCAGCACTTGACAGCCCAATCAAATGTTGGTTTCCGCAGGAATGTTGACAATATTCTCACAACTGAAAACACAATTCCAAATATACTCCACATGGAAGCATCTTTAACAACATTGGCAGAGTCAGCAGTGATTGTTAAACCAGCGCTTAATGTTCAGCAACCTAGTAAAACTATGGTTCCCCCCAACCCCACAATGAGGCAATTCCCACCAAAAAGTCCACAGATAAAATCGGACAGATTAGGCAATCATTTTGCGTCAAAGTCTTCAATGAATGAGAAATCAGTTAATGGGCCTCTTGAGGGTAAAGCGTCTCCAAATCTTCAGCATGTGAACAGATCAGTAGAAGTACCTATTCACCAAATTCTTAAAACTacattaaaggaaaattatgcTGTAATTGAGCCAGTTATGGATCCTAAATGCTTAGCAAGTCCGTcgtcaaaaactaaaaattcttCAACACCTGCAATGAAAGCGCAGATGTCCATGGCATCAGGTCAAATTGAGACTAACATATTTGGTATAAGTGAAAACACTCAACTTGTAAAGCCCAATCAAATATCTTTGCCAGTAAATACATCTCAACAGTTTAGTAATGCTAATCAACTCCCAGCAATATCCCAAACCAATGTCCCAAATGAGAATCCTCAATCCTTTCCATATGCTGTCGTAAATGAACACTCTACTAAAATCATCCAAACTCTCAAAGAAGCTAACAAAGATTTCAAAGTCCCATATAGTCATCCAAGTACAAATAAACCATGGGCAGCAATAAGAGCTTCTCCATTACTTGAGCCAAGGGTGAATTACACGCCACTACAAATGTACCCTCCTACTTTACCCCCGTCCTATCAAAGTCCTGTTACTTTGGACAGTTCGGCAAACACAAACCCTTCCCCAACCACTATAAACCAGCTGAAACACTCACCCAGTACaccttttcaaaatattacacCAAACAGTGTGGTTCAGCAGAATGAGAAGTCAGTCAAAGAAAGTATCTTAAAACCAGAAACTAAAACATCTCCACCAAACGACTCTTCGGTCAATGAGATAAAACTAATTTCCCCACtgggaaacatgaaaacaaaccaattttCAAACCGAGAAGAAACTCTCTCCTCTCTAATTACTAAAACTAGCATGGCCAGTGACTCAGCTTTGAACAGTGCAtcaattttaaaagcaaaaccgTCAATTCAGCTGGTAGAATCAAGACCTTCCTCTGCCATGGCAGAAACAAAACCCTCATTAGTAAAGCCAGAGCCTTCAAAGCCTCTCGCCAATTCAATCCAGTCTAGTTCGCACTTGAATAATGAGAAACCAGTAGAGAATGCTTCCCTTGAACAGCCAGCAGCAGACACTGTCATGAAACCGTCCATAGTAAAAGATGCTGTGATTGATTCTGCCACTCCTACCTCTCTGCCTCAGGCCTCAGTCTCAGTAAAAGCTCCATCTCCAAACAGAGGAACATCACCGTCATCTCAGCTAAAAACTGGACTCAAAGGCAAGGACATTCTGAAGGCCATGAGTACACCCAAGGAAACGCCAGCAGTCGAATCCTTCATGAAGTCAACGACATCAACTGCATCTTCAGCTACTGAGAAAAAGTCGGAAGCAGAGGGAACATCAAGTTCATCCACTGAGCAAAAACCAACCCAGAAGCTAAAAGGCCTTAAGGGGAAGCTCAGTGGGTGGACAAGGCTAAAAAAGCACATGGTTGTCGAGCCAGAGGAACCCCAATTTCCTGATCCCGTGGACAAACCTCTGGTCACTCCTATTGACAGTGACGGAATAACCAATAACATGATGGACATGCCGCCTGCTGACCAGGATATGAACCAGGAAGTTCTTCAGAACAAAGAAGGACCCAAGGCACTAAAGATGTGGGATGCACTCCTCTTCCAAATGTTCTCTACCAAAGAAAAAATCATGCACCAAATCAATTCCAACAAGAAAGATTCAGAAACGAAAAAGGCCTCCAAAGACGACCAGGCAGCGCTGCCATCGTTTGTCAACCGGCTGCCAGTTTTACTGTACAGCCCTCGGTTTAATGCCAGGAAGCtgaaggaagcagcagaaaagcCGCTGAATAAAATAGCAGCAGCTTTTGAAATAGGGCTGATAAAACGCAAATCTCAGGACGAAGAACGTAAGGATTTCAACAGAACGGCGAAAGGATTCGGTCCGACTAAAAACACTGATGTAACTGATGAGGCTAATGGATGA